The following proteins come from a genomic window of Pyxidicoccus sp. MSG2:
- a CDS encoding DUF2058 family protein, with amino-acid sequence MPGSKAYQRAESKKQVEIDRALRELVLGAQVPVEAGETAFYFMTRKGKLRRLELSPAQAKQLEDGELGVVERPEPAQIEHSLVPAAAAEQMYALSKKAVRFFNRKDDPVGFMNDEELKAQQASEAAGTAPELADEAEGGEAAEGAEGEGATEAEAAPESATAESSGQTPEGGSDIGG; translated from the coding sequence ATGCCCGGCTCCAAGGCGTACCAGCGCGCCGAGTCCAAGAAGCAGGTGGAAATCGACAGGGCACTGAGGGAGCTGGTGCTCGGCGCCCAGGTGCCTGTCGAAGCGGGCGAGACGGCGTTCTACTTCATGACCCGCAAGGGCAAGCTGCGCCGGCTGGAGCTGAGCCCGGCACAGGCGAAGCAGCTCGAGGACGGGGAGCTCGGCGTGGTGGAGCGCCCCGAGCCCGCGCAGATCGAGCACTCGCTGGTGCCCGCGGCGGCGGCGGAGCAGATGTACGCGCTGTCGAAGAAGGCCGTGCGCTTCTTCAACCGCAAGGACGACCCCGTCGGCTTCATGAACGACGAGGAGCTCAAGGCCCAGCAGGCGTCGGAGGCCGCCGGCACCGCGCCGGAGCTGGCGGATGAGGCCGAGGGTGGCGAAGCCGCGGAGGGTGCCGAGGGTGAGGGCGCCACCGAGGCGGAGGCCGCTCCCGAAAGTGCCACCGCGGAGTCCTCCGGGCAGACGCCCGAGGGTGGCTCCGACATCGGCGGCTGA
- a CDS encoding sterol desaturase family protein yields the protein MVDPYVRLLPVIFVLSGLVKAVPLTVGFALGRTRLAERWRVFRRALAPGQLRSEAKAAIGVVVCDALLVTAFRVANEHRLAPFSVGVALLSFAWMFVGFEVWFYVTHRLLHTRALYRLHAQHHVAQVTDPLTSLSFSVVERLVLMGGGFGLVLLAMQFMPVTKVGVMAYIFTNYALNVFGHGNTEWLPERFVRSPAGRLFFTPTFHALHHARYQGHYGLFTPVLDRWLGTAFEDYEEVHARARAGEGLERIGERVRSAKLPTALAPTS from the coding sequence ATGGTGGACCCCTACGTCCGATTGCTGCCCGTCATCTTCGTCCTCTCGGGCCTGGTGAAGGCCGTGCCGCTGACGGTGGGCTTCGCGCTGGGCCGCACGCGGCTGGCCGAGCGCTGGCGGGTGTTCCGGCGGGCCCTGGCCCCGGGACAGCTCCGGAGCGAGGCGAAGGCGGCCATCGGCGTCGTGGTGTGCGACGCGCTGCTCGTCACCGCCTTCCGCGTCGCCAACGAGCACCGGCTCGCGCCGTTCAGCGTGGGCGTGGCGCTGCTCAGCTTCGCGTGGATGTTCGTGGGCTTCGAGGTGTGGTTCTACGTGACGCACCGGCTGCTGCACACGCGCGCGCTGTACCGGCTGCACGCGCAGCACCACGTGGCGCAGGTGACGGACCCGCTCACGTCGCTGTCCTTCTCCGTGGTGGAGCGGCTGGTGCTGATGGGCGGCGGCTTCGGCCTCGTGCTCCTGGCCATGCAGTTCATGCCCGTCACGAAGGTGGGCGTCATGGCATACATCTTCACCAACTACGCCCTCAACGTGTTCGGCCACGGCAACACGGAGTGGCTGCCCGAGCGCTTCGTGCGCTCCCCGGCCGGGCGCCTCTTCTTCACACCCACGTTCCACGCCCTGCACCACGCGCGCTACCAGGGACACTACGGCCTCTTCACGCCGGTGTTGGACAGGTGGCTGGGCACGGCGTTCGAGGACTACGAGGAGGTCCACGCCCGCGCGCGGGCCGGTGAGGGACTGGAGCGAATCGGCGAGCGCGTTCGCTCTGCGAAATTGCCCACCGCGCTCGCACCCACCTCCTGA